A window from Pseudomonas frederiksbergensis encodes these proteins:
- a CDS encoding ABC transporter ATP-binding protein → MISLSHVYKAYGNKPVLTDVSVRFPSGQITSLIGPNGAGKTTLLMLIARLQAASGGELSIDGRDIGTIPVRDYAKRVATLRQAPEFNLRLTVDELVAFGRFPYSRGNMTSADHKAVDDAICFLSLQKLRHAYIDELSGGQRQMAFLAMTIAQQTDYLLLDEPLNNLDMKHAVMIMRALRRLCDEQGRTVILVVHDINFAANYSDHIVAMKRGTVHRSGPVAEVVNEDCLRELFDLDFEILRGGPGFVCNYFNPSTSRELI, encoded by the coding sequence ATGATCTCCCTCAGCCACGTTTACAAGGCTTACGGCAACAAACCGGTGCTGACCGATGTCAGCGTCCGCTTTCCGTCCGGGCAGATAACCTCGCTGATCGGCCCCAACGGCGCCGGCAAGACGACCCTGCTGATGCTGATAGCCCGCCTGCAGGCTGCATCAGGTGGCGAACTGAGTATCGACGGGCGCGACATTGGCACGATCCCGGTGCGCGACTACGCCAAACGCGTGGCCACGCTGCGCCAGGCCCCCGAGTTCAATCTGCGCCTCACCGTAGATGAACTGGTGGCATTCGGTCGCTTCCCTTACAGCCGGGGCAACATGACCAGCGCGGACCACAAGGCCGTTGATGACGCCATCTGCTTTCTGTCGCTGCAGAAGCTGCGCCACGCCTATATCGATGAACTCAGTGGCGGGCAGCGGCAAATGGCGTTTCTGGCCATGACGATCGCCCAGCAGACCGACTACCTGCTCCTGGACGAACCACTGAACAATCTCGACATGAAACATGCCGTGATGATCATGCGTGCCTTGCGTCGCCTGTGCGATGAACAAGGCCGCACCGTGATCCTGGTGGTCCACGACATCAACTTCGCCGCCAACTACTCGGATCACATCGTCGCGATGAAACGCGGCACCGTGCACCGCAGTGGCCCCGTTGCAGAGGTGGTCAACGAAGACTGCCTGCGCGAACTGTTCGACCTCGACTTCGAGATCCTGCGCGGCGGGCCGGGGTTCGTCTGCAACTACTTCAACCCATCGACCTCAAGGGAACTGATATGA
- a CDS encoding siderophore ABC transporter substrate-binding protein, producing the protein MNAGYRNKLTRALLAMAVTAALQGCDKPQPEANVTPPEAASATAYQPITLKHPLGITEINRLPQRVVAFDMSELDSLDQLGAPVVGMAKDYVADFLTKYRDDPAVADVGTTIQPNLERLHALKPDLILISPLQAQSYAELSQIAPTVYDDVDLSNKNGNYIETAKNHLTQLGRIFGKEELASQKVAEMQSKVEQTRKVTEGRPEKALIVLHNNGAFTSYGVQSRYGFIFDTLGVKSASSDTAAGLHGQPISNEFIQQADPDILYVIDRTAVMERRPALTLDSLDNPLLRKTKAWNNGRVIFVDAQTWYLCTASVTCLNRMADEVMQAYKG; encoded by the coding sequence ATGAATGCTGGTTACCGCAACAAGCTCACTCGCGCGCTGCTGGCCATGGCCGTGACCGCTGCCCTGCAAGGCTGCGACAAACCCCAGCCCGAAGCCAACGTGACGCCACCTGAAGCAGCGTCCGCAACCGCCTACCAACCGATTACGCTGAAGCACCCGTTAGGCATCACCGAAATCAACAGACTGCCGCAGCGTGTGGTGGCGTTCGACATGAGCGAACTCGATAGCCTCGACCAGCTCGGCGCGCCGGTGGTGGGAATGGCCAAGGATTATGTGGCCGATTTCCTCACAAAATACCGCGACGACCCCGCTGTCGCCGATGTCGGCACGACTATCCAGCCCAACCTCGAACGGCTGCACGCACTGAAACCCGACCTGATCCTCATTTCGCCCTTGCAGGCGCAGAGCTATGCGGAACTGAGCCAGATCGCGCCAACCGTTTACGACGATGTGGACCTGAGCAACAAGAACGGCAACTACATCGAGACCGCCAAGAATCACCTGACGCAGCTTGGGCGCATCTTCGGCAAGGAAGAGCTGGCCAGCCAGAAAGTCGCCGAAATGCAAAGCAAGGTCGAGCAGACGCGCAAGGTCACTGAAGGTCGTCCGGAGAAGGCCTTGATCGTGCTGCACAACAACGGCGCGTTCACCTCCTATGGCGTCCAGTCGCGCTATGGTTTCATTTTCGACACCCTCGGCGTGAAGTCAGCCAGCAGCGACACCGCCGCCGGGTTGCACGGCCAGCCGATCTCCAACGAGTTCATCCAGCAGGCCGACCCGGACATTCTCTACGTCATCGACCGCACCGCCGTCATGGAACGACGCCCGGCGCTCACACTCGACAGCCTGGACAACCCGTTGTTGCGCAAGACCAAAGCCTGGAACAACGGCCGGGTGATCTTCGTCGATGCGCAAACCTGGTACCTATGCACTGCGAGTGTCACCTGCCTGAACCGCATGGCTGATGAGGTGATGCAAGCCTACAAGGGCTGA